The Streptomyces cynarae genome contains a region encoding:
- a CDS encoding maltokinase N-terminal cap-like domain-containing protein, producing the protein MPKTQTATLSQDGIGPASLLPSLSGLLREWLPRQRWFAGKGRPVTDLTLLSVSELHPGCLHVLVRADCTGRSPTGVPGYDCYQLLLGTGEFLSPRVSPAVLGRASEGPLAGLLVYDALQDPRSASLLLERLRTPGSAGALRFERDRRVTIPTGLAPRLLEAEQSNSSLVYGDAYILKVFRRVRPGINPDLEVPWALVRQGCTCVPAPVAWFRTSSPWDATLGVLQPFLHGAADGWTQALAALAAGREFTEEAYELGRATAEVHLALAAAFPVDPQGPPDTGPLTAGMVERLRDATHSVPELLPYAHGLRSAFTELAALDRPRPAQRIHGDLHLGQVLRAERRWHVIDFEGEPARPLPERRRPQSPVRDVAGMLRSFDYAAHARRPWQPEWALRCREAYCAGYAAEAGWDPRAEPALLRAYETDRAVYEVVYEARHRPDWLPVPMAAIARLARRPRDRRPTP; encoded by the coding sequence ATGCCGAAGACCCAGACCGCAACGCTCAGCCAGGACGGCATCGGTCCCGCCTCGCTGCTGCCCTCGCTCTCCGGTCTGCTGCGGGAGTGGTTGCCGCGCCAGCGCTGGTTCGCCGGCAAGGGACGGCCCGTCACGGACCTGACCCTGCTGTCGGTGTCCGAACTGCACCCCGGCTGCCTGCACGTCCTGGTCCGCGCCGACTGCACCGGGCGCTCGCCGACCGGCGTGCCGGGGTACGACTGCTACCAACTGCTCCTCGGCACCGGAGAGTTCCTGTCGCCGCGGGTCTCCCCGGCGGTCCTCGGACGGGCGAGCGAGGGTCCTCTCGCGGGGCTGCTGGTGTACGACGCCCTCCAGGACCCGCGCTCGGCGTCCCTGCTCCTGGAACGGCTGCGCACGCCGGGCTCCGCGGGCGCCCTCCGCTTCGAACGCGACAGACGGGTGACCATACCCACCGGGCTCGCGCCCCGCCTCCTCGAAGCCGAGCAGTCCAACTCCTCCCTGGTGTACGGCGACGCCTACATCCTGAAGGTCTTCCGCCGGGTGCGACCCGGGATCAACCCCGACCTGGAGGTGCCCTGGGCCCTGGTCCGGCAGGGCTGCACCTGCGTTCCCGCGCCGGTGGCCTGGTTCCGCACCTCCAGCCCCTGGGACGCGACGCTCGGCGTGCTCCAGCCCTTCCTCCACGGTGCCGCCGACGGATGGACGCAGGCGCTCGCCGCCCTCGCCGCCGGGCGCGAGTTCACCGAGGAGGCGTACGAACTGGGGCGGGCCACAGCCGAGGTGCATCTGGCCCTCGCCGCCGCGTTCCCCGTCGACCCCCAGGGCCCGCCCGACACCGGACCCCTCACCGCCGGCATGGTCGAGCGGCTGCGGGACGCCACCCACTCCGTACCGGAACTGCTGCCGTACGCCCACGGGCTGCGCTCCGCCTTCACGGAACTGGCCGCGCTCGACAGACCCCGGCCCGCCCAGCGCATCCACGGCGATCTGCACCTCGGCCAGGTGCTGCGGGCCGAACGCCGTTGGCACGTGATCGACTTCGAAGGCGAACCGGCCCGCCCGCTCCCCGAACGGCGCCGCCCGCAGTCCCCGGTCCGGGATGTCGCGGGCATGCTCCGCTCCTTCGACTACGCCGCCCATGCCCGCCGGCCGTGGCAGCCCGAGTGGGCGCTGCGCTGCCGCGAGGCGTACTGCGCGGGCTACGCCGCCGAGGCGGGCTGGGACCCGCGGGCGGAACCGGCGCTGCTGCGTGCCTATGAGACGGACCGCGCCGTGTACGAGGTCGTGTATGAGGCCCGCCACCGGCCCGACTGGCTGCCGGTGCCCATGGCGGCGATCGCGCGCCTCGCCCGACGCCCCCGCGACAGGAGGCCCA
- the treS gene encoding maltose alpha-D-glucosyltransferase, translated as MIVNEPVPDTFEDTPAAERDPEWFKRAVFYEVLVRSFQDSDGDGVGDLKGLTAKLDYLQWLGVDCLWLPPFFKSPLRDGGYDVSDYTAVLPEFGDLADFVEFVDAAHQRGMRVIIDFVMNHTSDQHPWFQESRANPDGPYGDYYVWADDDKQFQDARIIFVDTEASNWTFDPVRKQYYWHRFFSHQPDLNYENPAVQEEMISALKFWLDLGIDGFRLDAVPYLYQQEGTNCENLPATHEFLKRVRKEIDAQYPDKVLLAEANQWPEDVVDYFGDYAGGGDECHMAFHFPVMPRIFMAVRRESRYPVSEILAKTPSIPSSCQWGIFLRNHDELTLEMVTDEERDYMWAEYAKDPRMRANIGIRRRLAPLLDNDRNQIELFTALLLSLPGSPILYYGDEIGMGDNIWLGDRDAVRTPMQWTPDRNAGFSSCDPGRLFLPTIMDPVYGYQVTNVEASMSSPSSLLHWTRRMIEIRKQNPAFGLGSYTELSSSNPAVLAFLREYKDDLVMCVHNFSRFAQPTELDLRQFAGRHPVELIGGVRFPAIGELPYLLTLAGHGFYWFRLRKNVPQATKVNVFVTS; from the coding sequence ATGATCGTCAACGAGCCCGTTCCGGACACCTTCGAGGACACTCCCGCCGCGGAGCGCGACCCGGAGTGGTTCAAGCGTGCCGTCTTCTACGAGGTCCTGGTCAGGTCGTTCCAGGACAGCGATGGGGACGGCGTGGGCGACCTCAAGGGGCTGACCGCGAAGCTGGACTATCTGCAGTGGCTGGGCGTCGACTGCCTGTGGCTGCCGCCGTTCTTCAAGTCCCCGCTCCGGGACGGCGGTTACGACGTCTCCGACTACACGGCGGTGCTGCCGGAGTTCGGGGACCTGGCGGACTTCGTGGAGTTCGTCGACGCCGCCCACCAGCGGGGCATGCGCGTGATCATCGACTTCGTGATGAACCACACCAGCGACCAGCACCCGTGGTTCCAGGAGTCGCGCGCCAATCCCGACGGCCCCTACGGGGATTACTACGTCTGGGCCGACGACGACAAGCAGTTCCAGGACGCGCGGATCATCTTCGTCGACACCGAGGCCTCCAACTGGACCTTCGACCCGGTCCGCAAGCAGTACTACTGGCACCGGTTCTTCTCCCACCAGCCGGACCTCAACTATGAGAACCCGGCCGTGCAGGAGGAGATGATCTCCGCCCTGAAGTTCTGGCTGGACCTCGGCATCGACGGCTTCCGTCTGGACGCGGTGCCGTACCTCTACCAGCAGGAAGGCACCAACTGCGAAAACCTTCCGGCGACGCACGAGTTCCTGAAGCGGGTCCGCAAGGAGATCGACGCGCAGTACCCCGACAAGGTGCTGCTGGCGGAGGCGAACCAGTGGCCGGAGGACGTGGTCGACTACTTCGGCGACTACGCCGGCGGCGGCGACGAGTGCCACATGGCCTTCCACTTCCCGGTCATGCCGCGCATCTTCATGGCGGTGCGCCGTGAGTCCCGCTACCCGGTCTCGGAGATCCTGGCCAAGACCCCGTCGATCCCGTCGAGCTGCCAGTGGGGCATCTTCCTTCGCAACCACGACGAGCTGACCCTGGAGATGGTCACCGACGAGGAACGCGACTACATGTGGGCGGAGTACGCCAAGGACCCCCGCATGCGCGCCAACATCGGCATCCGCCGCCGGCTGGCCCCGCTGCTGGACAACGACCGCAACCAGATCGAACTGTTCACCGCGCTGCTGCTGTCCCTGCCCGGCAGCCCGATCCTGTACTACGGCGACGAGATCGGCATGGGCGACAACATCTGGCTCGGCGACCGGGACGCGGTACGCACCCCGATGCAGTGGACCCCGGACCGCAACGCCGGTTTCTCCTCCTGCGACCCGGGCCGCCTGTTCCTGCCCACGATCATGGACCCGGTCTACGGCTACCAGGTCACCAACGTGGAGGCGTCGATGTCGTCGCCGTCCTCGCTGCTGCACTGGACCCGGCGCATGATCGAGATCCGCAAACAGAACCCCGCGTTCGGCCTCGGCTCCTACACCGAACTGTCCTCCTCCAACCCGGCCGTGCTCGCCTTCCTGCGGGAGTACAAGGACGACCTGGTGATGTGCGTGCACAACTTCTCCCGGTTCGCGCAGCCCACCGAGCTGGACCTGCGCCAGTTCGCGGGCCGGCACCCGGTGGAACTGATCGGCGGGGTCCGCTTCCCCGCGATCGGAGAACTGCCCTACCTGCTCACCCTCGCAGGCCACGGCTTCTACTGGTTCCGCCTCCGCAAGAACGTCCCCCAGGCCACCAAGGTCAACGTGTTCGTGACCAGTTGA